Proteins from one Salmo salar chromosome ssa07, Ssal_v3.1, whole genome shotgun sequence genomic window:
- the nppcl2 gene encoding C-type natriuretic peptide 2, with translation MAASSSPSTHTLLLFLILLSSPSLSVESRLSSQPSPRKHDTQVLDNLFSAQLRSLILNQPDITSEGSTSGPSHSYHHPSQGLAGRGMGAGPVVPRLFLDFLRQQRMFRGRSRKSATARGCFGMKVDRIGSISGLGC, from the exons ATGGCTGCTTCATCTTCTCCTTCCACCCATACCCTtcttctcttcctcatcctcctctcctctccgtcaCTGAGCGTGGAGTCTCGACTCTCGTCCCAACCCTCACCTCGGAAACACGACACACAG GTACTAGATAATCTCTTCAGCGCTCAGCTCCGCTCTCTGATCCTCAACCAACCAGACATCACCTCCGAAGGTTCCACTTCTGGCCCCTCCCATTCCTACCATCATCCCTCCCAGGGATTGGCTGGTCGCGGTATGGGGGCGGGTCCTGTGGTCCCCAGGTTGTTCCTGGACTTCCTGCGCCAACAGAGGATGTTCCGTGGGCGGAGCAGGAAGAGCGCCACCGCCAGGGGATGCTTCGGCATGAAGGTGGACCGCATCGGATCCATCAGCGGTCTGGGATGCTGA